In Phycisphaerae bacterium, the DNA window ATCAACATGACAACCGCCTGGACGACCGCCATCATACCCATCACCACGCGCGCGAGAATAATCCAACTCGGCGTGATTCGCACTTTGGTCAGATCAGCCATGCAACCTTGCAGTGCGGCAAGAACGAAACTCTCATTGTAAATGAGCCAGCCTTTGGGTGGCGGCGGGAGCGGCGCTGTGTACCACATGCGGCCGATCGCGGCGCCTTCGGCCTGACCGGGGTCGGTAATCATCGCAGTGCCTACACCGGGCATACGGGGCTTCTGCTCCTTCGAATTTGGCGGCGCCTGCCCGGGTGATCCGCTGCGTTCATCGACGTGCTCAGCTTGACGGTCGTCGTTCATCAATCCGTGGTCCCTCGTCGCGGCGGTCGTGGGTCAGCCCGCCCGGCTATTGATTGTCTGATCGATCACATCCGCCAGCGGCGCGAATTGAAATCGGCTCAGCAGGGAGAGAATCTTCGGTTCCATGGTGGCGCGGTTTCGCAACTGAAGCGCGTGGAAACGCCGGATTCCTCGTGACTTCGATGGTTCGAGCGATGCGGTATCGATTTCGGCTCCCTGCTCGATTTCATAAGGATGAAGATACACGATGGCCGGCCGCTCCTTTGCGACGCGGCGCATGGCCCAGTTTGTGACAAATCCGGGAAAGTGCCGAATATAGCCTCCGCCGCATGCCGGAAGTCTACGGCCCAGCACGGTCACGGTCGACATCGGCGCCTCGACGATTGAGAGCCCATTCGCGAGCGAGACCCGGTGGATGTCCCGCGGAAAATCGGGCCAGCCGTATCGCCGGCCCTTGATCGGGAACACGCTGGAGTCGTAGTCAAAACCAGCTTCAGCAAGAACCTCAAGACCCCATCCCGTTTGCGGCATGATGGAGAACGCTGGCGCACGATGACCGCGAATCGCAACCCCCGTGATTTGCTCAATGACGCGTTTGGCGTCGACAACCTCCTTGCGAAAGGAGTCGCGATCGAGTTTGAAGACCTGCCGATGATAGTAACCGTGGACGCCCAACTCATGTCCGCCCGCTGCGATTTCGCGAATCAGCTCAGGGTAGAATTCCGCGACCTCGCCGAGAACGAAAAACGTGGCGCGAACGGATCGATCCGCGAGCCAGCCAAGAAATCGATGGGTGTTGTCTACGACGCATCGGGTCGGCGGACCATCCCTCTCCAGATGATCGCGCGCGATGATGTTATGATAGTCCTCGACATCGATCGTAAACGCATGGATCATGCTGGTATACTACGTCAGATTCCGACCCGTCGATCAAGTTGATTCAGCCCGCATCGGTCCGAAAACCGCACGTTCGGCCGGTTCACGGCGAGGTCAGGCTTCGACAACGGCGGAGTTTCCGCTGACACCCAGCCTATTTCGACCGACGGGTAATGGCAAGATCCCGGTCTGTCCTCCCGCGTTGCGGTGGTAACGCAGGTGGCGCCAGTTTCGCGACGGCTGGGTTAATGGCGGCTTCGTTTAGTCCCGACAGTCGTTGAAGTAAGGTCGTTGACTGCGCGTTGGGCAGTTCCGGCGGGAGTCCAGAGAGCAATGTCAAGTTCGGAGAATCGCACTGCATCAGACGGCTCCGGCGTCGAATCGATCGCCACGGCCGGTTCGCTGACCGAGGCAATGCTGGATCGGGACCGACCACGGACCGGTCCCTTGCGTCGCATCGTCCGCTGGATCGAGCGTGGATCGGCCATCGTGCTGCTGGCGTGCGCAGTGTTTATTCTCTCGCCAATCTCCGATGCCGTCTACCGATCGATGGATTGTGCGGACGAATTGAGACCGGCGAAGTTCATTATTTGTCTTGGGGGCAATGGTAATCGCATCATTGAATCGGTACGGCTGCTCAAGGAGGGCTGGGCCGAAACGCTGGTTGTCACCAATGTCGGCAGATATGCGGAGGAAATGCGACAGGTTGCCGTCGATTGGGGCGCCGATCCGTCAAGAGTGGTGGTCGATCGTGAATCGCCGACGACCCGGCATCATCCTGAGGGATCGCGAAAGGCCGCACACATCGACATCGCAAACGATGTCTGCATCATTGTGACGAGCTATACGCACCTCAAACGCTCGCGTGCCTGCTTCGAGCGGGCCGGATATCGGCATCTCATCATGCGTGAGCCACGATGGGAAAGAGGCTCGCGAGATCCGGAAGCAACAAGTTGGAAGGGGCGGTTTCTGATTTTCCCGCAGATGGTTTACGAAGGCGCGGCGTGGATTGAGTATCGGATCCGCGAGGCGATCTGATCGAGATCGAGTGAATCGCCAATGGTCCTTCCAAACCACAAACAACCGCCTCCGGCTAACTCACGTTGCTTTGGGCGGTGGCGGAATTTCCATCTTCGCGCCGCAGTGTTTGCAGGTTCTCAAGGCTTCGTTTTGTATGAATTCCTGAATGACCGGCTTGAGTTGTGTACCGAGATTCGTCAAATAGAAGTGCGGGTCGTGCAGAATCTCACCGCACTTTTCACAGTACCATCGCACATGGTCGTGCTCGCCTTCCGGGCGTCGCCGTTCGATGACGAGGCCCACTGTATTCGCCGGACGCTGTGGCGAATGCGGCACATGCGGAGGCAGCAGGAAGATGTCGCCCTCGTTGATGGGAATATCGCGAACTGTTCCATCTTCGCGAATTCGAAGTGTCATATTCCCTTCCAACTGGTAATAGAACTCCTCCGTCGGGTTGATATGGAAGTCTTTCCGAATGTTCGGGCCACCCACGACCATGACCATGATGTCCGTGTCCTCCCAGACGATCTTGTTGCCGACCGGAGGCTTCAGAAGGTGGCGATGTTCATCGATCCATTGGCGGAAATTGAATGCGTTGCCGATGGCCATGGGGCACCTCTTGTCGGAAAGGACTGCGGCTTCTCAAGGGAACCGGGCGGGATTGTATCCCCGGCCGAATCGACGTGTCAAAGCCGCTGACGGTTGTCCGATTCAACGGCCAGTGCATAGAGGCTCGTTCATGGGCAGCTCTGGTTGGGTCGTATGGGATTGCGACAAGTGTTGCGCCGGGGTCACCGGAGCGGAGCGCGCGCTGTCATGGGCGGATCAGCGATCGGAGCAGGGGGCACAAGGGTAGTCGCCGCGTGCGTGGCGCAAACCCAGCTCCATGTAATTCCGGGTGACATAACGCATGTACTCGCGTTCCTGCTCCGTCACGTCGCGGACGATTTTTGCGGGCACGCCCATCAAGACCTTGCCTTCCGGGACCACTGTATTGGGCGGAACGAGTGCGCCCGCCGCGACCAGGCAGTTTCGGCCGATGATGCTCCCGTCCAGCACAATTGACCCGATGCCGATCAGCGATCCGGACATGACTCGCGTGCAGTGTATCACCGCGCGGTGCCCGATGCTCACGTCGTCTTCGATGTCGAGATCGACGCCGCCGTGGGTGTGAATGACCGTGCCGTCTTGCACATTGACGCGCGAACCGATGCGAATGTGTGAGACATCGCCGCGGATGCAGACATGGTGCATGATCGTACAGTGGTCGCCAAGCGTGACTGCGCCGCCGACATACGCAGTCGGCGCGATGTACACGTTGTTTCCGAGGATCACGCGGGCGTTTTCAACTATCATCGCCCGAATCTTAGCGTCAGTTTGAAACCAGAGGAATGGGAGATGAGCCTATGCCTGACAAGCGAATGACCGGCTTGGGCCTGGCGCCCCGATCGGACCAAAGTACGCGCGAAGTAATCGCGCAAAAGCTGCCACCGATTGCATCCGTCAGCGGATTCCGGTCGACGTGCGCGATTTGTTGGCCAGTTTGTGACCTTCGATCATCACGGTCGCGACGAGGTTGATCGCATCCGTCCAGTCCTGGGTCAGTTGGTCGTTCCATGCGTTGCCGGCCATATCCTTCATGACTCCGATGAGCGTGTCGCGGACGACGGGATAGTGTTCGGGCTCCGCCTGATAGGCGACATGTCGCCGTCCGAGATCGAGAAGTGGCTGTCGGAGGGCGTCTGGCTTTCGTAGATTCTGGACCACGAGAATCAAGGACGCGAGCAACTGTTGCTTCTGCGACTGCATGTCTTTGGGAAACAGCTTGCGCAGCGTCGGATTCTTTGAGAAAAGGTGGGCATAGAAGTGATCGACCAACTCCGGGCCCCTCGGCGCCAGCAGCTTAAAGCTCTTCTCCAGCCGCTGAATCATCGCTTCGTCCATGGTTCCACCTCCTCGGGTTGAAAGTGTTGATGAGATCGACCTGATGCAGTGCCGTGTCAGATTCAAAACCGATCGCTGCGCGGATACCGTATCGGAAATGGCACGCCATCGAATAAGGAGGAAATGGTGGGAGGCGTTCAATCACAATTCGAGTGGTCGCCCAATAACCGAGGGTTCACCGGGCGTACCGAAAATCATCACATTTGAAAATCGATTATCCCGTTGTCTCTAAATGCGAACGATCGTATCGTGGGGCAGATAATCGGATGCAACGTATGAGGATTATTCAATGCCTGTGCGAATCGATTGGTATTATCGCCGCAAGAGCTGAAACTCCTGCGAAAAGTCGCAAGGGTACCTTGCGAGGAAAAAAGCGGATTTCGTGGAAATCACCGACGCAGGCAAACGTCGATTCACGAAGGACGAAGTGCTCTCGCTTGCCCGGCGCGTCAAGCGCATTGTCGCCGCGCGCGGCCGCGGCACGATCATAATTGAGATTCAGAAAGACCATCCGTCGGATGCTGACCTGCTGAAGCTGCTGCTCGGTCCGACCGGAAATCTTCGTGCGCCGACGGTCTTGAAAGGTAGCACCCTTCTGGTCGGCTTCAATGAGGGCGCCTACGACTCGACTTTCAAGGGGCGTTCGTCCGGACGATCCCGCTGAAGCGTCATTAAACCGGGCAATAGCAGGAATGCCGACCCGACGCAGGCGATATCGCAGCAGATTAGAAGAATCCCCAATCGAGCGTTTGACGGAATCTGAGACAACAGCATGACACTGAAGCCCAGGCAGATCGCCATCGCGTCGGTGACGATGGCCGGGCCTGTTGTTGAGATCGATTGGACCGCCGCTTCACGAGGCCGTGATCCGGAAGCGCCCAGAGATCGAAAGCGGTCGATGAGATGAATCCCGTGATCGACGCCGATTCCCAGCGTCATCGCCGCGAACATCGAGGTTGCCACTCCGATCGGAATATTCAGCCAGCCCATTACGGCGAAGTTCGCGACGACCGCGAGCGAACACGGAATGATCGCGAGCAGGCCCCAGCGGATCGATCGATTGAGCAGAATCGTGACAATCAGAATCCCCGCAAGTGATCCGATAACCGAGCGTACCTGCGTACGCACAATGGATTGGATCAAAGTCTGGCTGGCGGCCACGTCGCCGGCGAATTCGATCTTCAGTTGCTGTGGAGACAGGTGCTCGCGCTCGAAGTCACGAATGTGCTCCATGAGCCGAGCCGTGCGGTGGTAATTGGCGTCATTGAGGAAGATCGTCACCAGGCAGCGTGAACCATCGCGCGTGACGATTTGCGAGAGTTTCTCCGCTCCACGCAGCCGTTCATATTGCTCCCAGAGCCAGGTCAGACGCTGCGCGTTCGGTGGGATCCGGCGTTCGTCGTCGCGACGCGCCAACGCGGAGTAGTTTAGTGCGGCGAGATACTCGTAGGGACCGAGCACTCCGCCGACAGCGTCTTCGTGCCTCGCTCGGATCGATTCGTCGAGTTGGCGGATCAGTTCAAGTGTCTCAGGACGATACATTCGGCGCGGCGAAATGGTGTACGACATGTGAATCGGATCCGAACCTCCGGGGTGGAAATTCAGCGGGCCGCCTTCGCGCTTTGTCCTGACCAGGACTTGGCCCGCCTGCTGCTCCACGGATTCAATTTCCACGAGGCGGACAAAGCGAGAAGGCAGATTGATCGTCGCCGATCTTGGCGAAATCAAGGATGACGACGTCGCTCGCGCGGACGACGCCTCACGATCGATGCTGACTTCGATCCGGGCGAATGCGCCCACCCAATTGCCCGGACTGATGTCGGTCTCCGAGCAAACCGCGTCTATTGGCACGCTGAAATCAAACATCCCGACGGCTTCCGGATCAAGATCGCCATGAATCTGCCAATCGGGCGACGCGATCTCGAGCGCGAGCACATGCGCGCCGAAGAACCCACGGTTCACCGCCTCGGTCGCGCGACGAAACTCGCTGTGGGGTGAAAATCCATCGATCCAACTGTCCTGCACCCTCAATTTTGCAATTCCCCACGGCGTGGCAACGAGTAGCGCGGCGGCGGACAGGAGGATGATCGATCGCCGACCGATGATCCATTGGGCGACCGCGGCCGGCCTGCTGCCGTTTGGAGGAGGAACGCGGTCTTCCATCGACAGCAATCGCGGCCGCACGAGCCGTCCGCGTGGAATCAAGGCCAACATCGCGGGCGCGACGGTCAGCGACCAGGCAAGACAGAAGAGAATGCCGATCGCGCAGAAGACGCCGAATGCCTGAACCGGTTTCAGGTCGGACAGTGCGAACGAGCAGAATGCAACGGCCGTCGTCATGCTGGTTTTTACGATCGGTCTCCAGAGATCGTTGACGGTTGCGGCGATCAGCCCTCGGCCATCCGCGTTCGGCATTTCAGCGGCGAGTTGGCGATAACGGCTGAAGATGTGGATTTCGTCTGTGATTCCGGCGGCGCAGAGGATAATCGGCAGCACGGCGATCGTCAGGTAGACCGGCACCCCGGACCAGCCCATCAGCCCGAAGGTGAAGACCAGGCACGAACCGGCCTCCATCAAGGGAATCGCGGCTGCGATCGGATTCCGAAATCGCGCGAGGAATACGAGTGCCATCGTCGCGACAGCAATCGGGACGAGGCCGATGTTTCCGGCGATCCAGCGGCGAAGGTCAAACAGGGATCGAGGCAGGCCTGTCATCGGCGGCTCCGTGGGATCCCATCCACCCATCCACGCCGACGGCACGCCGAGATCTTCCAGAATGTGCGTGCCCAGTAGCGACTCCGCGACCGGTGCGCCGACGACATCGATCCTGTCGGGCGCGGGCGTCATTTCGGACGCCAGCTTTCGGACTGCGTGGTACATCGCCTGCCGGTTCTGGCCGACGCGCACGCCGACGAGTACGCAGGCGGCTTTCTCGTCATGGGATATGAGCGTGCCGCGATAGATGTCGAGCTTGCGCAAATCGTCCCGAAGCCGTGCGATTGCCTCCGGACTTTGGGGGATCTCGGCCAGAAACGTCTGGAAGTTCAGAGTGCCCGGCATGACCCGGTCGTTTTTCTCCGTGGAGAGGCTGGTCACATGCGACGAATCGATGTCCGGCAGTGCGATCAGGCGGTCGGTGACGTTGCGAATCAGCGAGAGCGTTCGAGTATTGAAAATGCCGTCGGCGTCGGACGCCGTGATGAGCACGACGATTTGATCGCGCAGATGGAAGGTCGATCGCACTTGGTCGTCAATGAGGATGCCGGGATCGTGCAAGGGCAAGAGCGCGTGGCCGTCCGTTCGAAGCTGCAGCCGCGTCAACCCCGGCGCGGCCAGTGCGACAATTACCAGTGCGATCACCAGGGTCGCACGAGGGTGTGCGATTGCCCATCTGCTGAGCCGAGGCACGAAGTTGCCCTTTCAATTGAATGCACGACCAGGCGATTCACCGACCGGAACTTGCGAATCATCTTAATGCGAGACGCGGGCGAATCCCATTTTGGCGGGCAGTAGCGACTTTTATGGTGAGACCGGGATGCGGATGCGTCCAGCCAGGGGCGAATAGCCGGGTTATTCCTTGCGGCGCTCGTCCTGCTCGAGTTCCATTCGGCGGAGTCGGTAGGAGACGTCCTCCAGCACGCCCCGGCTGGCGTTGATCAGATCGGCGACGATGCCGGTCAGCACCATTTGAAAGCCTGCCAGCAAAAGAATCGCCGACAGAATGAGCGATTGGGTATGTTCGTTGGGCAGTCTGCCCGCGGCGAGCCATAACCAGATGAACCGCAGTCCGATGATGAATCCGACGCCGAACGTGATCGCGCCGAGCGTGCTGAAGATTTTCATCGCCCGGTAGGACGAATAAACCCGAAGCATGATGCTGATCGAATGCGTGATGAAGACGCCGATATTTGAGAACAACCGTGATTCGCGGAGCTTGTCATTCGTGCGAATTGGCACCGAGACCGTGATGATGCGCTTGCGGCCTGCCTGAATGACATGATCGACGGTATGGTCGAAATCCGTGGACAGCGAAAATCGCATGGCGGCTTCACGGGAGTACGCTTTGAAACCACTGGCGACGTCGGGCACTTTGAGGTTCGCCAGGCGACTCACAACATGGCTGCCGAGCGTCTGCATCTTCTTCTTGATAAACGAGAAGTGCGGCACCTTCTCCGGCTCGCGATCGCCGATGACGAGGTCCGCCCGTCCTTCGATGATCGGCTGTACCAGCTTGGGGATGTCGCCGCCGAAGTACTGGTTGTCCCCGTCGGTGTTGACGATGATGTCCGCGCCATGGCGCAGGCAATAGTCAAACCCGGCCGCAAATGCATGCCCCAGTCCACGATTTCCCGTAAAGCTGACGATGTGTTTGACGCCGTGCTGACGTGCAACCTCGATCGTGCGGTCGGTGCATCCGTCGTCGATTATGAGCACGTTGATCTCATCGATTCCGGGGATTTGCGTGGGAAGGTCGCGCAAGGTGGCCGGGAGAGTGGCTTCTTCGTTCAAGCAGGGGATTTGAATGAAGAGTTTCATGGAAGGACGCCGGTGTTCCAGGCCAGTCGCCTCGATGCTCAGAAAGACGATGGGCTTTGGCAAGCCGGCAGGCTGTTTTCCGTTTTCTAGTCCGGACGCTTACAATGCGCCCCTGTCGTTAACATCGGCCGAAACTGCGTCTTTTCGGAGTTATACATATGCAATTCGCTGACACAATAACCACATCCTGCCGGTTCCCGTCGGAATTGACAATCGCGGAACGAAGGAGAGGGCGACCAGCCGCTTGGGCATCTCTTCGAATCTGGACCGCATCGGCAATTCTCGCGCTTCTGGCGGCCGCCGTCTCCCCGGCTTCCGCTCAGGACGTCAAGTACGAGAAATACAAGCTAGAGAACGGAATGACCGTGATTCTGCATCAGGATCACTCCTTGCCGGTCGCAACAATCAACCTTTGGTACTACGTCGGAGGCAAGGACGAGTCTCCGGGGCGATCGGGCTTTGCGCACCTTTTCGAGCATCTCATGTTCATGGGAACCCGCCGAGTGGAAGGCAACAAGTTTGATGCCCTGATGGAGGGCGGCGGCGGTTGGAACAACGCATCCACGTCTTGGGACCGAACGAATTACTACTCCTTCGGGCCGAGCCGCCTGCTGCCGACTTTGCTCTGGCTCGATGCGGACCGGTTGGAGGACCTCGGCCGCGAGATGACTCAGGAGAAGCTCGACAAACAGCGGGAAGTCGTTCGCAATGAGCGTCGACAAACCAGTGAGATGCAGCCCTACGGCCGCGCTGATCTGAAGGTTTCCGAACTGATGTACCCCATCGGGCATCCTTATCACATCGAGGTCATCGGCACCCATGAAGACCTCCAGGCGGCCAGCGTGCAGGACGTGAAAGAGTTTTTCAATACGTTTTATGTTCCGAACAATCTGTCGCTGGTCGTCGCCGGCGATTTTGATCCTGCGGAGATCAAGCCGCTTGTCGAGAAGCTGTTCGGCACGTTGCCCAGATCGGCTGATCCGCGGCACGCGCAGGCCGATCCGGTCAAATTAACCGAAGTGAAGCGGCTGACCCTGACGGATCAGGTGCAATTCAGTCGGCTCTCACTGGTTTACCACAGTCCCGCCGAGTTTCAGGCAGGTGACGCGGAGATGACGCTCGTCGGACGCATCCTCGGCGAGGGCAAGAGCAGCCGCCTGTATAAGCGGCTGGTCTATGACGACAAGCTCGCCACGAGCGTCTCGGCTTATCAGATGTCGGGTATGCTGGGATCACTGTTTCAGATTCAAGTCATGGCTCGGCCCGGCGTGTCACTCGATCAGATCGAGCAGGTGACGGATGAAGTGATCGGCGAGTTTTTGGCCGAGGGGCCGACCGACGCAGAGCTGGAGCGACAGAAATCCGCAATTGAATACGAAATGCTGTCCGGTCTTGAAAGCCTTCTGAGCAAGGCAGACGCGTTGAATAAGTACAATTTCTACTTCGGCGAGCCGAACGGCTTCAAACGCGATCTGGACCGGTTTCGCCGCGAGACACCGGCGTCCATTTTGAAAGTCGCGAAAGAAACGCTGACGCCGAACGCACGGCTGATTATGCGCGTGCTCTCGGAGGCTGACGCAGGAAAACCAAGCTCCAGTTCGAATGACACGCTCGCCGGCCGGGACGAACAACCGGGTGAAATGGCGACGCGCGACTTTATCCCGCAGGCTCCGACAATCTTCAAGCTGTCGAACGGGATTGAAGTTCGACACTGGCAGCGAAGTGAGTTGCCGTTGGTCGAGATTTCGCTCTTTCAAAAGGCCGGCGCGCTGTTTGCAGACGTGGACAAGCCCGGACTTGCCTACCTGACTGCGTCGATGCTGGATGAAGGCGCGGGAGATTTGGACGCGCTGGCATTCAGTGACGCGCTTGACATGCTGGGCGCGACATTGCAAGCGAGCGCGGACCGTGAATATGCCTCGGTCGATATCGCCGTCCTGAAACGAAATCTGGACAAGGCAATCGGGCTGTTCGCCGATGCGATACTTCGACCTCGCTTCGATCAGAAGGAATGGGACCGCGTCAAACGGCTGCATCTCGAGGCGTTGAAGCAGGCCGAGGACCGGGCGACGGTGGTCGCGTCGCGCGTTGGTATGATGGCGTTTTTTGGCGCGGATCACCCGTTTGGCGTTCCGGTAAATGGCACCACCGATTCGATCAACTCGATCGAACTCGCTGATGTGAAACGGTGTCATGCGATGGTCTATGTGCCTGCCGGCGCGATCATTTTCGTCGCAGGCGATCTGACGGCGGACGAAGCGAAATCCACCCTTGAAAAGGCGTTCGGCGGCTGGGCCGCACCGAGCGGAGCCTCTCAGCCTGCGCCGATGGCGGTGGAGCAGCCCGCGGCAGCGCCGATGCGTGTGGTGCTCGTGGACAAGCCAGGCGCGGTCCAGACCGTGATTCGCTTCTACATGCCCGGCCCGAAGGCAAATGACCCCAACCGAGTGAAGTATGACTTGCTGAATACCATCCTCGGCGGAAGTTTCACGAGCCGGCTGAATCAGAATCTGCGAGAGGACAAGGGGTACACCTACGGCGCGCGATCCACTTATAACATGGCTCGGAGCGTCGGCTACATGAGCGCGGGAGCAGACGTGCAGGCCGAGGTCACCGGCGCGGCACTGAAGGAGTTCTTGGCGGAGTTTGGCGCAATTCGCGGGGGGGATATTAAATCCCAGGAGGCTGGAAAGACGAGGGAAACGAATCGGATGGAAATTGTGCAGGGATTCCAGGGACTTTCCGGCGTGATCAACACGGCCGAGTCATTGGAAGTCGCTGGTCGGCCTTTCGAATCTTTGGCGGCGGACCTTGCAACCATGTTCGGCATCACGGAATCCGATCTGAACGCGCTGGCCAACAAGGCGATTCCACTGGAGAACGCCCTCGTGGTGTTGGTCGGTGATCGCAAGCTGATCGAGTCTCAGTTAAGTGGGCTGGGCCTGCCGAAACCGGAGCTGCTGACAGTTCGCGGAGAATCGGTCCCTTAAGTTTGCGGATCGATTGAACGTCGCGCAACTTACGGGCGGGGGAGGTTTGCGAAGACTGAGCGTCCGAGGCTGCGGAAGGACAACTCCGGCCAGGGCGCCGGCGGACCGCCGGGGCGCAGTGCTCCGAGCATCGCCCGGAACCAGACATACAGTGAATGGGCTTTGTCCCGCAGTGTCAGTTTCGGCGCAAGGCCGTTCACGCGGAAAAGCAGCGCGGTCACATCGTCTTCCTTTAGGTTGGTCGGGTTCATCGCCTCAAGTGCGGCCAGGACGGCCGGAACGAACTCAGCGGGATCG includes these proteins:
- a CDS encoding DUF3473 domain-containing protein; this translates as MIHAFTIDVEDYHNIIARDHLERDGPPTRCVVDNTHRFLGWLADRSVRATFFVLGEVAEFYPELIREIAAGGHELGVHGYYHRQVFKLDRDSFRKEVVDAKRVIEQITGVAIRGHRAPAFSIMPQTGWGLEVLAEAGFDYDSSVFPIKGRRYGWPDFPRDIHRVSLANGLSIVEAPMSTVTVLGRRLPACGGGYIRHFPGFVTNWAMRRVAKERPAIVYLHPYEIEQGAEIDTASLEPSKSRGIRRFHALQLRNRATMEPKILSLLSRFQFAPLADVIDQTINSRAG
- a CDS encoding YdcF family protein; translation: MSSSENRTASDGSGVESIATAGSLTEAMLDRDRPRTGPLRRIVRWIERGSAIVLLACAVFILSPISDAVYRSMDCADELRPAKFIICLGGNGNRIIESVRLLKEGWAETLVVTNVGRYAEEMRQVAVDWGADPSRVVVDRESPTTRHHPEGSRKAAHIDIANDVCIIVTSYTHLKRSRACFERAGYRHLIMREPRWERGSRDPEATSWKGRFLIFPQMVYEGAAWIEYRIREAI
- the nbaC gene encoding 3-hydroxyanthranilate 3,4-dioxygenase encodes the protein MAIGNAFNFRQWIDEHRHLLKPPVGNKIVWEDTDIMVMVVGGPNIRKDFHINPTEEFYYQLEGNMTLRIREDGTVRDIPINEGDIFLLPPHVPHSPQRPANTVGLVIERRRPEGEHDHVRWYCEKCGEILHDPHFYLTNLGTQLKPVIQEFIQNEALRTCKHCGAKMEIPPPPKAT
- a CDS encoding gamma carbonic anhydrase family protein, with the protein product MIVENARVILGNNVYIAPTAYVGGAVTLGDHCTIMHHVCIRGDVSHIRIGSRVNVQDGTVIHTHGGVDLDIEDDVSIGHRAVIHCTRVMSGSLIGIGSIVLDGSIIGRNCLVAAGALVPPNTVVPEGKVLMGVPAKIVRDVTEQEREYMRYVTRNYMELGLRHARGDYPCAPCSDR
- a CDS encoding MMPL family transporter translates to MIALVIVALAAPGLTRLQLRTDGHALLPLHDPGILIDDQVRSTFHLRDQIVVLITASDADGIFNTRTLSLIRNVTDRLIALPDIDSSHVTSLSTEKNDRVMPGTLNFQTFLAEIPQSPEAIARLRDDLRKLDIYRGTLISHDEKAACVLVGVRVGQNRQAMYHAVRKLASEMTPAPDRIDVVGAPVAESLLGTHILEDLGVPSAWMGGWDPTEPPMTGLPRSLFDLRRWIAGNIGLVPIAVATMALVFLARFRNPIAAAIPLMEAGSCLVFTFGLMGWSGVPVYLTIAVLPIILCAAGITDEIHIFSRYRQLAAEMPNADGRGLIAATVNDLWRPIVKTSMTTAVAFCSFALSDLKPVQAFGVFCAIGILFCLAWSLTVAPAMLALIPRGRLVRPRLLSMEDRVPPPNGSRPAAVAQWIIGRRSIILLSAAALLVATPWGIAKLRVQDSWIDGFSPHSEFRRATEAVNRGFFGAHVLALEIASPDWQIHGDLDPEAVGMFDFSVPIDAVCSETDISPGNWVGAFARIEVSIDREASSARATSSSLISPRSATINLPSRFVRLVEIESVEQQAGQVLVRTKREGGPLNFHPGGSDPIHMSYTISPRRMYRPETLELIRQLDESIRARHEDAVGGVLGPYEYLAALNYSALARRDDERRIPPNAQRLTWLWEQYERLRGAEKLSQIVTRDGSRCLVTIFLNDANYHRTARLMEHIRDFEREHLSPQQLKIEFAGDVAASQTLIQSIVRTQVRSVIGSLAGILIVTILLNRSIRWGLLAIIPCSLAVVANFAVMGWLNIPIGVATSMFAAMTLGIGVDHGIHLIDRFRSLGASGSRPREAAVQSISTTGPAIVTDAMAICLGFSVMLLSQIPSNARLGILLICCDIACVGSAFLLLPGLMTLQRDRPDERPLKVES
- a CDS encoding glycosyltransferase family 2 protein; protein product: MKLFIQIPCLNEEATLPATLRDLPTQIPGIDEINVLIIDDGCTDRTIEVARQHGVKHIVSFTGNRGLGHAFAAGFDYCLRHGADIIVNTDGDNQYFGGDIPKLVQPIIEGRADLVIGDREPEKVPHFSFIKKKMQTLGSHVVSRLANLKVPDVASGFKAYSREAAMRFSLSTDFDHTVDHVIQAGRKRIITVSVPIRTNDKLRESRLFSNIGVFITHSISIMLRVYSSYRAMKIFSTLGAITFGVGFIIGLRFIWLWLAAGRLPNEHTQSLILSAILLLAGFQMVLTGIVADLINASRGVLEDVSYRLRRMELEQDERRKE
- a CDS encoding insulinase family protein; protein product: MQFADTITTSCRFPSELTIAERRRGRPAAWASLRIWTASAILALLAAAVSPASAQDVKYEKYKLENGMTVILHQDHSLPVATINLWYYVGGKDESPGRSGFAHLFEHLMFMGTRRVEGNKFDALMEGGGGWNNASTSWDRTNYYSFGPSRLLPTLLWLDADRLEDLGREMTQEKLDKQREVVRNERRQTSEMQPYGRADLKVSELMYPIGHPYHIEVIGTHEDLQAASVQDVKEFFNTFYVPNNLSLVVAGDFDPAEIKPLVEKLFGTLPRSADPRHAQADPVKLTEVKRLTLTDQVQFSRLSLVYHSPAEFQAGDAEMTLVGRILGEGKSSRLYKRLVYDDKLATSVSAYQMSGMLGSLFQIQVMARPGVSLDQIEQVTDEVIGEFLAEGPTDAELERQKSAIEYEMLSGLESLLSKADALNKYNFYFGEPNGFKRDLDRFRRETPASILKVAKETLTPNARLIMRVLSEADAGKPSSSSNDTLAGRDEQPGEMATRDFIPQAPTIFKLSNGIEVRHWQRSELPLVEISLFQKAGALFADVDKPGLAYLTASMLDEGAGDLDALAFSDALDMLGATLQASADREYASVDIAVLKRNLDKAIGLFADAILRPRFDQKEWDRVKRLHLEALKQAEDRATVVASRVGMMAFFGADHPFGVPVNGTTDSINSIELADVKRCHAMVYVPAGAIIFVAGDLTADEAKSTLEKAFGGWAAPSGASQPAPMAVEQPAAAPMRVVLVDKPGAVQTVIRFYMPGPKANDPNRVKYDLLNTILGGSFTSRLNQNLREDKGYTYGARSTYNMARSVGYMSAGADVQAEVTGAALKEFLAEFGAIRGGDIKSQEAGKTRETNRMEIVQGFQGLSGVINTAESLEVAGRPFESLAADLATMFGITESDLNALANKAIPLENALVVLVGDRKLIESQLSGLGLPKPELLTVRGESVP